The DNA region GCACGACACTGAAGGTGCCGATCAGGTTGATATCCATCAGTGTTCGGAAACGCGCAGCCGTGAGCGAATCAAAAGGTGAGGTATCGACTACCCCGGCACAGGTTGCCAGGGCGTCTATCCGACCCTGCCAATCATCGATCTGCTGGAACACCCGAGCCAGCGCCTGCTCGTTACAGACATCGGCAACAAACCCGCGGTGCTGGCTACCCAGCCCACCGATCGCTTCCTCCAGCCCCTGCGCATTCATGTCCAGGCCTGCGACCAAAAATCCCAACTGGTGCAAGTGTCGTGCAGTGGCTGCGCCAATGCCGCTGGCGGCGCCAGTCACTACGGCCACGGGTTGTGATGAAGACATCTGAGCGGGACTCCTTGAGCATTCCGTTGCGGGTCGGCGTGAGCCTTGATCAGGTACCCACCCACTCGACTGGACGAGCCAGAACGAGCGCTTATGCTAAAAGAACCCGGACAGCCTCACTACTCGCATGCCAAACAGACAGCCCATGGTTAATACAGCAGTCTAAAGCGACTTATTACTCGCATTTATTTTCTACTCGGTCGTTAATGTGTATTGTCCGACAATAGGAATACAACAGCGTTTCTGAAAATGCGAGTACGCCAGCCTTATACGGACTGAAGTTGCTCTTCTGTTTACGCGCCCCTCAGATGAAATAAGACCGAGCACAGCGACTCTGCGCTACCTATCGATAGGTCCGCGCTCGCCAAGTTGGAAGTTTCGTCAGTCTTTTCGAGCGCAACGGAATGCGAGTAGCCACACTAATACCTGTGCCGTAGCATGAGTAACAAGTTGTGACAAGCGCTGAGAGCGCCTAGAACTATTAGTCATCAAAGCGTCATAAAGTTCAATGCTTTGATGAACACACCAACGCTTCTCGCCAGCACAACTCAGATATCTCACTAAGCCAAGAGGGTACTGCAATGGGCAACAATGGATTTGATACCGTCATCGAAGTTAAATATCGCGACACCGACTCGATGGGTCATGTAAGCAGCCCTGTTTACTACGACTACTTGCAGCACGCTTACCTGAGCTACATGCACAACCTGCTGAACCTGCCGAAGGATCAAAAGCTTCCGCACATCATGGTCAAGACCTCCTGCGAATATGTTAAGCCAGCGGTCTATGGCAACATCGTGACTGTCACCAGCCGTGTTATCGAGTTCGGCAACAAGAGCTTCGAGATGGAGCACATCATGCACCTTAGCGATGCAGGGAAAACCACTGTCGCTAAAGGCCTGTCCAAACATGTGATGTTCGACTACGCGGGCAATCGCACCATCACCGTCCCCGACGAATTCAAAAACCAGGTTCTGGCCTTCCAGGAGTAGTGATCGAAACCCGACCACGACTCGAACAATGATCGCTGGCCGATGCCACCAGGCCGGCGTCTAGGGTGTATTGATAGGTAACGCAAATATGCTGCTGTCCTGGACTACCGAACAACGAAGCCTGCTCGAGAAATACCGTGAAATCGGCGGGCAACTGGCAAGTGCAAACAAAGGCACACCGGTTGGGTTTGACCATGCCGGTTGGAGCCGCCTCTGCGAGGAGGGACTATGGAAACTGGTAATTCCATCCAGTCACGGCGGCACGGGAGAAGACTGGTGGGGCTTCACTGCAGCGCTTGAAGGGCTGGCCTCTTCGATCCGCACACCAGAGCTGCTGCTCTCGGTCATCGCTCAGGCCGGTATGGTTCGGGCGTTGATGCTGTATGGCAGCGAAAGCCAGAAGGACCGATACCTTCAGGCGATTCTCAACGGCGCAATCAGCGCCACCGGGATCGCCGAACCTGGCACCGGTACCGACGTCAGAAGCATCGACAGCACGCTCAGCCCTACCGCCGACGGCTACAGCCTGACCGGCAGCAAATACAATATCGCTCACGCACCCATCGCCGACTTCATGCTGATCGTGACCAAACTGGCCGATATGCCAAAGCAGAACATCGCGCTGGTCCTGCTCGACGGCGACATGCAAGGCCTGAGCAGAGGCGAGCCGGATGACAAGCTCGGCAACAAGAATCTACCTACCGGCCCGCTGTACTTCGACAACGTTCAGGTACAGGCTTGCCAAGTACTGGGGAAAGCCGGTCGCGGCCTGCAACAACTGATCGACATTATTTCTTTGGGCCGACTTTATTACGGTCTGGTGGCAGTCAACCTGCCAACGCCTTATGTTGCCGAGGCCGTGCGCTACGCCGCCGAGCGACAAAGCTTCAATAGTTCAATCGACAGCCACCAATATGTTCAAAAGCGCCTGATCAATATGACCATTGGCATGGAGCGCAATCGCTGGATGGTCTATGCCGCGCTGTACCAACTTCTTAATGGTCATCCCCAGGCGTTGATGAGTTGTTCCATCGCTAAACTTACCAGTGCCCAAGACTTGATAGAAACCGCACTAAGTCTGGTAAAACTGTATGGCAGTATCGGCTATCACGAAGGTGGCATCGCTACCTTTGTTAAAGATGCTCTGGGCTTTGCCAGTGTCGGCGGCACAGAAGAAATGCATCAAAAAAATATATTCAATCAAATGCTTCGACTGGCATCCCATACAGAATAACAAAACAGCAATGCAGCCAACTTAATAGCCGGTTGATCCTGCGCACTCTAAACAGTGTGCTGTCGGCTTTAGGTTGAGCTGTGACGCCTTA from Pseudomonas sp. ACM7 includes:
- a CDS encoding acyl-CoA dehydrogenase family protein is translated as MLLSWTTEQRSLLEKYREIGGQLASANKGTPVGFDHAGWSRLCEEGLWKLVIPSSHGGTGEDWWGFTAALEGLASSIRTPELLLSVIAQAGMVRALMLYGSESQKDRYLQAILNGAISATGIAEPGTGTDVRSIDSTLSPTADGYSLTGSKYNIAHAPIADFMLIVTKLADMPKQNIALVLLDGDMQGLSRGEPDDKLGNKNLPTGPLYFDNVQVQACQVLGKAGRGLQQLIDIISLGRLYYGLVAVNLPTPYVAEAVRYAAERQSFNSSIDSHQYVQKRLINMTIGMERNRWMVYAALYQLLNGHPQALMSCSIAKLTSAQDLIETALSLVKLYGSIGYHEGGIATFVKDALGFASVGGTEEMHQKNIFNQMLRLASHTE
- a CDS encoding thioesterase family protein; the encoded protein is MGNNGFDTVIEVKYRDTDSMGHVSSPVYYDYLQHAYLSYMHNLLNLPKDQKLPHIMVKTSCEYVKPAVYGNIVTVTSRVIEFGNKSFEMEHIMHLSDAGKTTVAKGLSKHVMFDYAGNRTITVPDEFKNQVLAFQE